CACGCCGGCAGGTAGCACGATGCCCAGCAGGGCATTGAGCCAACGGTTTTCGAACGGGCTTTTATGAGACTTAACCCACAAGAACGGGTAATTGTTCATCAGGTTCAGCAAGACGGGGTCTTTGGTGTTCGAAAGTTCCTCGATGACCGTTTCCATCTGTTGGCTGAGGTCGGCTATGGCGTCATCATGCTTGTTGCTTGTGAATATCTTGATGTAGTTGGGCAATCCTTTCAGGCGGTGCGTGCGCAGGTATTCCTCACATGCGGCACTGATTTGTTCCAGTGTTTCCGCATTGTCCCGGTAAGCAGGGGTGTGGATAATCACTTCTTTTTTGAACATGTGTCTGGAAAGGCGTATGCCGAACACTTTCCGGAAGAAGGCTGCATACGTGTCGATGTTGAATACCACGGAGTCTTTGTTCGACTTGTACGTGAAAAACGCGCCTAACGGAGCCAGGACGAGGGTACTCATCCACGTGCCTAACGCTACATTCATTTCGCCGCTCTTCCCGACGCGGGTCGCGCCTGAATCGATGATGTAATAAATAACGAAAATCACTACCGATATCACTACCGGCATGCCCAGCCCGCCTTTACGGATAATGGCTCCCAGCGGTGCGCCGATAAAGAAGAAGATAAGGCAGGCAAGCGAGAGGGTAATCTTCTTGTGCCAGTCCGACCGGTGAGAGAGGATGTTCCGGTCTGTGTCTTTGGTCAGAAAGCTTTTCATCTCGCACTCGGATAATAGCGAGGATACCCGGTTTTCCGTCTTGCTCAGGGTGCTCGATTTCTCTTGCGAGGTCATCGAGTTGAAGATGCTGTCGGTATTGATATATGCCACGTTCAGCTTTTCCAGTTTGGTTGAGTCGGATTTGGTGAGCACCGGAGTTTTATAGGCGGTATGGATAACATCGTTGAAATAAGCGCGTCCGATGCTGTCTGCGTGTGTTTCCAGCGAGTCGATGGTCTGGGAGATTTCACGCATGTTCTTGATGTCCGAACGGCGGTCGAGGAAATCGCCGTCCACCATATTGAAGCCCGAGTCGAACTGGATGAGCGTATGCTTTTCCTTGAATGATTCGCGCCGGTAGGGCACGTTCCGCGAGATGACCGACTGGGATTTCAGGTTCTCGAATTGCTCTCCGTTGTACAGGTGCAGGTACAAATGCTTTTTGTCGGCGGTCATTTCCAGCTTTCCTTCTTCCGCCCAGATGATGTGCGCGTTTTCGAAGCCGTCCGAGAAATTATAGATGAGCACGTCTTTCAGCATGCCCGTTTCGCGGTCTTTATGTTTTACGTAGATGTTGTATCCGTCGATTTCGCTATAGAATACGCCTTCCGGAATGTCCACTTCAGGCGATTTCTGTTTCATCGAGACCAATAACGTCCACAATTTCTTTTGTGCACGCGGACCGATTTCGTTTTGGAAGATGAAAGACATGAGCCCCAGGAATGCGCAGAACAAGATGACGGGGCACATGATGCGGAGCAGGGGAATGCCTGCGGCTTTCATCGAAAGCAATTCATACCGCTCTCCGAAGTTCCCGAAAGTCATGAGGGCCGCCAGCAGGATGGCAAGCGGAAGCGATATCGGAATCAGTGTCAGGCCCGAATAGAAAAAGAATTGGGCAAGTATGTTAATCTCCAAGCCCTTTCCTACCAGCTCGTCTACATATCTCCATAAGAACTGCATCATGAAGATGAAAAGGCAGATAAAGAAAGTTCCGGCAAAGAGCAGCAAGAAGCTCTTTAAAATGAATATATCCAGTTTTTTTATGCGTAGCATTCCTTATAATGTTGTCAGCTTGCAAAAGTAGCATAAAAAATGATGCGGAGCACGATGTTTTGCATAATTTTAAGAATTATATGCCGCATGCCCGCCGCAACGTCTCGATTTGAGAGTCCCATAAGTTGATGACATCTTCTTCTTCGCCGGCATCGGCAAAGTCGGTCACTTCCAGCGAGAGGTCGCTCGTCAGTTCGTTGTAATGGATTTTCAGCTCGAAGTACGTGCGGGGCTCTTCGTCGCTCCAATGGAAGCGGACAAACGATTCGGTGCGCAGGTTGATGATTTCGGCATTGCGCGTTTCGGTTTTCCCCCATTGGAAGGTAAAGGTCTTTTCGTGTTTCAGTACTTTGTCTGCAAACCAGTGTTCCAGTCCCGATGGCGTACTGATTGCGTTCCAAAGGACGGTACTCGAAGCGGGAGGCAGGGTATATTCTATGTGTATTTTCTTTTTCATGGATATTCAGGTTTTTCCGTTATTGATTTGTACGGGGCGCAAATTAAAGTAATTTTTTGTATATTACATAGCGAATCGCGGATTTTTTGTTTATCCCTGCCGGATAAACGAGCTGACAGATATAGGCACTATCCGTTACAATTGTTACAATTACAATTACAGTTAATTGTAAGTTGAAAATCAGATAATGGGGAAAATCACACTTATAAATTATATATTATATATATTTATATAAATATATATAATATATAATTTTAATATGAGGCTTTCTTTTTTGACCGGGATTGAAAAAAAGCATTTTACGTTAATTGTAATTGTAACAATTGTAACGCCTGTTTGGTAAATGCGGATTCGTTAAATTGAAACAGAATCTGAATAAAATTAGAAGAAAATGCACGAAGGTATTGCGTAATTCAAAAAAACGTTTTACCTTTGCACCCGCAATCGCCAAAATGGCGGGATAGCTCAGCTGGTTAGAGCGCATGATTCATAATCATGAGGTCCCCGGTTCAATCCCGGGTCCCGCTACTACGGACAAGATAGAGCCGTTGGATGGCTTCCACATCTGGCGGTTTCTTACACGGCGGGATAGCTCAGCTGGTTAGAGCGCATGATTCATAATCATGAGGTCCCCGGTTCAATCCCGGGTCCCGCTACGATTTTGAAAATTTGTAGATAATCTCGAAGGAGAATTAGAAACGAACGGAACCGTTTGTTTTTAGTTCTCCTTTTTTGTTTTTATAGTAAGTTATTGCAATCAAAAATGAATTGCGGAAAATCCGTTAATCCTTTCTATTGAAAAACAGAGAGGCAGAAGATTTGTCAGTTAATAAAACTCTGTGGCTTTGTGCCTTTGTGTTCCGTTTTATTTTTCGCAAACCAATTTCGTTCTGCTACATGATTTCATATACTTGCCTATGCCTTTGCACATACGTGCGTAGCCCTGCGCAAGTATATGCGTTTTCGGGTGCGGCTATCTCCGTCGTTCGTGCCAAAGGTGGAGCAGGGCGGACCAGGGATGGTGAAACAACATGCGCGGGCCGGCGTAGCGCATGACGGTTCGCATCTGTCCGCGCATCCGGGGACTGTAACAATGGATGGGGCATTGCTTGCAGGTGGGTTTCTGTTCGCCGTAGCGGCAATGCGAGAGGCGGGCATGGGCATATTCCAAAAGTGCCTGGCAGGCGGGGCAGAGCGTGGCGTTTCCTTCTTTATGGCGGCAATAGAGCCTGATCATTTGCGTTACTACGCGCTTCTCTCGTTCGATGTGTGAGGGGGTACGGCTCATGGTTTTAATGATGGTTTCTTTGATTAAGTATCCGGAAAAGTGTGAATTTTGAAAAGCGAAGATAACGAAAAGCCCGGAAAGCTCAAAATGCTTTTGGGAAAGAGATGTGATTTTACGGCATTTTAAATATTTTATACTTACAGATTGCGCGTTTCGTTATGAATGTCTTACATTTGGGGTGCATTTCCGTAAGGGAAGGCATCAGATTTAACTAACTAACAGATAAGACGGTATGAAACAAATTAAATGTATTGGAATCTTGACTTCGGGAGGTGATGCTTCGGGCATGAATGCGGCTATCCGTGCGGTGACACGCAGCGCTATTTTCAACGGGTATACGGTGAAAGGAATTTACCGAGGTTATGAAGGTTTGATTCGGAATGAAATCAAGGAGTTTACCACGCAAGATGTGAGCAGCATTATCCAGCGTGGAGGTACGATATTGAAAACGGCACGTTCGAAGGACTTCATGACTCCGGAAGGCCGTAAGGTGGCGTATGATAACATGGTGGCGGCAGGCATCGATGCGTTGATTGTCATCGGCGGGAACGGTTCGTTGACGGGTGCGCTGACTTTTGCGCAAGAGTTTAATGTGCCGTGTATCGGTTTGCCCGGAACGATTGACAATGACTTGTACGGAACCGACTCGACCATCGGCTATGATACGGCACTGAATACCATCGTGGAATGTGTGGACAAGATACGTGACACCGCGACTTCGCACGACCGCATCTTCTTTGTGGAAGTAATGGGGCGTGACGCCGGATTCCTTGCCCAGAACAGTGCGATAGCTTCGGGAGCCGAAGCTGCCATTATCCCGGAAGACCAGACCGACGTAGACCAGCTGGAGCAGTTTATCGGGCGCGGCTTCCGCAAGTCGAAGAACAGCAGTATCGTGATTGTGTCCGAATCGCCTAAGGACGGAGGAGCTATGCACTATGCCGAGCGTGTGAAGAAAGAATATCCGCAATACGACGTGCGTGTCACCATTTTGGGGCACTTGCAGCGGGGAGGTTCTCCGAGTGCGTACGACCGTATTTTGGCAAGCCGCCTGGGGGTAGGTGCTATCGAGGCGCTGAAAGAAGACCAGCGGAACGTGATGATAGGTATCCGTAATGATAAGGTGGTGTATGTGCCTTTCTCGGAAGCCATCAAGAAAGACAAGCCGCTCGACAAGTCGCTTATTCAGGTGCTTGACGAGTTATCGATTTGATATTTTTAAATGAAGAATGAAGAATTAAGAATGAAGAATTCCTCATTCTTCATTCTTTATAAGCTACTTCATCAGAAAATCAAGCAATTCTTCGGGTGTATCGGCGATGAATGCGGGATGGTAGGCTTCCAGTTCGGTGCGCGGACGGAATCCCCAGGCGGCGCCGATGGTTTCTGTTCCGGCATTGATGCCCGTCTGCATGTCTACGCCTGAATCTCCGATGTAAGCTGTGTCTTGGGGGGATGCTCCTGCGGCCTGCATGATTTCCACTATCACGCTGGGGTCGGGCTTGACGGGCACATTCTCCCGCTGGCCGAAGATGCGGAGGAAATGGATTTGCGGGAAATAGTGCTTGATGAGCTTTTCGGTGGCTTCCTGATATTTGTTCGAGGCTACGGCGAGGGCCATTCCTTTTTCCTGAAGCGTTTCAAGCACATGCGGTATCGCCGGATAGGGGCGGCTTAAGTCGGCATTGTGCATATTATAATAAGGAACGAAGAGCGAGCGTATTTTCCGGATGTTCGTTTCGTTCCGCTCTGCTTCGGGCAGGGCTCGCTCGAAGAGCTTGTTGATTCCGTTTCCGACAAAGAAACGGTATTCGTCGGTATCGTGCTGAGGGTATCCGCAAGCCTTGAGGGCATAGTTGGTGGCTCCGGCAAGGTCGGCGATGGTGTTGAGCAGGGTTCCGTCTAAGTCGAATATAACCAGTTTTTTCATTTGTGTGTCAATTTTTGTGTTTTACGGCGGTAAAGATACGGATTTTAGCTTGAATAACGGAGTGAACGGGGCTGAATAAACAGAAAAGTAATACATTATACATCATATTGTAATATGAAAAGCGGACTTTTGGGAAGTTTTAAAAAGTAAAAGATATGAATGCAAGTGTACCTTTTCCTGAAAATTACGTGTTAGAATGTACGGCAGACGGTGGCTATTACGCCTATTTGTCAGACTATGACCAATGCTGTGCTTACGGTGAGACAGAAGATGACGCTCTGGCAAATCTTCAGGATGTAGCCGAAGAGTATTTCAACGAAATCGCCCTGTTATACCGGATAGAGGATGCAAGCTGAAAAAAAATATGGCTTTTGTATTGCATAATAATAAAATAGTCCTTTTCTTTGCAAGGAATTAATTATCAGATTA
The Phocaeicola salanitronis DSM 18170 genome window above contains:
- a CDS encoding LptF/LptG family permease — translated: MLRIKKLDIFILKSFLLLFAGTFFICLFIFMMQFLWRYVDELVGKGLEINILAQFFFYSGLTLIPISLPLAILLAALMTFGNFGERYELLSMKAAGIPLLRIMCPVILFCAFLGLMSFIFQNEIGPRAQKKLWTLLVSMKQKSPEVDIPEGVFYSEIDGYNIYVKHKDRETGMLKDVLIYNFSDGFENAHIIWAEEGKLEMTADKKHLYLHLYNGEQFENLKSQSVISRNVPYRRESFKEKHTLIQFDSGFNMVDGDFLDRRSDIKNMREISQTIDSLETHADSIGRAYFNDVIHTAYKTPVLTKSDSTKLEKLNVAYINTDSIFNSMTSQEKSSTLSKTENRVSSLLSECEMKSFLTKDTDRNILSHRSDWHKKITLSLACLIFFFIGAPLGAIIRKGGLGMPVVISVVIFVIYYIIDSGATRVGKSGEMNVALGTWMSTLVLAPLGAFFTYKSNKDSVVFNIDTYAAFFRKVFGIRLSRHMFKKEVIIHTPAYRDNAETLEQISAACEEYLRTHRLKGLPNYIKIFTSNKHDDAIADLSQQMETVIEELSNTKDPVLLNLMNNYPFLWVKSHKSPFENRWLNALLGIVLPAGVLVYLNIWRFRIRLEKDLKTIIKTNGQIVERIKDQQYYHLQS
- a CDS encoding HAD family hydrolase; this encodes MKKLVIFDLDGTLLNTIADLAGATNYALKACGYPQHDTDEYRFFVGNGINKLFERALPEAERNETNIRKIRSLFVPYYNMHNADLSRPYPAIPHVLETLQEKGMALAVASNKYQEATEKLIKHYFPQIHFLRIFGQRENVPVKPDPSVIVEIMQAAGASPQDTAYIGDSGVDMQTGINAGTETIGAAWGFRPRTELEAYHPAFIADTPEELLDFLMK
- a CDS encoding nitrous oxide-stimulated promoter family protein, with translation MSRTPSHIEREKRVVTQMIRLYCRHKEGNATLCPACQALLEYAHARLSHCRYGEQKPTCKQCPIHCYSPRMRGQMRTVMRYAGPRMLFHHPWSALLHLWHERRR
- the pfkA gene encoding 6-phosphofructokinase; its protein translation is MKQIKCIGILTSGGDASGMNAAIRAVTRSAIFNGYTVKGIYRGYEGLIRNEIKEFTTQDVSSIIQRGGTILKTARSKDFMTPEGRKVAYDNMVAAGIDALIVIGGNGSLTGALTFAQEFNVPCIGLPGTIDNDLYGTDSTIGYDTALNTIVECVDKIRDTATSHDRIFFVEVMGRDAGFLAQNSAIASGAEAAIIPEDQTDVDQLEQFIGRGFRKSKNSSIVIVSESPKDGGAMHYAERVKKEYPQYDVRVTILGHLQRGGSPSAYDRILASRLGVGAIEALKEDQRNVMIGIRNDKVVYVPFSEAIKKDKPLDKSLIQVLDELSI
- a CDS encoding START-like domain-containing protein — its product is MKKKIHIEYTLPPASSTVLWNAISTPSGLEHWFADKVLKHEKTFTFQWGKTETRNAEIINLRTESFVRFHWSDEEPRTYFELKIHYNELTSDLSLEVTDFADAGEEEDVINLWDSQIETLRRACGI
- a CDS encoding type II toxin-antitoxin system HicB family antitoxin, whose protein sequence is MNASVPFPENYVLECTADGGYYAYLSDYDQCCAYGETEDDALANLQDVAEEYFNEIALLYRIEDAS